AACACGCTGTTTCATGCCACCAGAAATTTCATCAGGGCGCTTGTGCATAGCATGATCCATATGAACAAGTTTTAAGTTATGTTCTATCCAGTCCTTCATTTGCCCCTTCGACATCTTTTTATGGAAGACTTGTTTAACCGCCAACTCGACATTTTGATAAGCGGTTAACCAAGGAAGCAATGAGTGATTTTGAAACACTACCGCTCGCTCAGGTCCTGGTGAATCCACTTCTTTATTCTTTAGTAAAATACCGCCAGTTGTTGCTTGGTATAGCCCAGCGACAATATTAAGTACCGTTGATTTTCCGCAACCCGAATGGCCAATAAGTGAAATAAACTCACCCTTGTCTATTTGTAGGTCCACTCCTTTTAATGCCGTAAATGGCCCATTTGGTGTTGGAAACGCCATATCAATATGGCTAATGTCTAAAAAAGGTTTAGTGATAGACGTTGATACATTGCTTTTAGTCTGTGTGGCAGATTTCATGTTGCTCTCCTTAAACACTTGCTTTATCCCAGGATACTTTTCGTTGCAGTTGCAACATGGCTCGGTCGAGTAAAAAACCAATAAAACCAATTACAATAACTGCCGCCATGATCCTTGCTAATGAGTCAGAACTTCCATTTTGAAATTCATCCCAAACAAACTTCCCTAATCCGGGGTTTTGCGCCAGCATTTCTGCGGCAATTAACACCATCCACGCCACACCGAACGATAACCTCATGCCAGTAAAAATCATTGGAATAGCGGCAGGCAATACAATCTTTTGAATGTGAGTAAAGGCTGGAAGTCGCAGTACCTTGCTGACATTAACCAGGTCACTGTCAATAGAAGACACCCCAATAGAGGTATTGATCACCATTGGCCAAAGACTACATAAGCTGACGGTGATCATTGAGGTTAAAAACGATTTTGACATCATTGGATCATCAGACACATACAGAGCACTAACGACCATAGTGACCAAAGGCAACCATGCTAACGGTGAAACCGGTTTGAATACTTGCACTAATGGATTGATTGCATTGTTAAGGCGTTTACTCAATCCCATCCAAATGCCAAGAGGAATAGCAATAATGGCCGCCAATAGAAAGCCAGATACTACTGTGAATAAGCTGGTGAGTATTTGGTCAAGAAACGTTTCTTTTCCGGTATAGGCACGAGCTTTTACCACATAGTCTGGGTTCTTTTTAAGCTTAGCCGCATTACGTTTTTCTTGTCGCTGATAAAATGCTTCAGCTTTTTCACGCTCATTTATATGTTCATTAATCAGCACTGAAAATTGCTTTACAACGGCATTTGGCCCAGGAAATACTCCCAATGACGTATTAATGTTTTGGGCCGAGATAGACCATAAAAGTAAAAATACGGTGATACCAAATAGGGGCAATAACATTGCTTTTGCTGATCGCCCAAGTACTTTTTTAAGGGTGCTGAGCATTTGCTCCCCCATTGTTGAACTCGTTATTCTCACTGTTGTTGAACCCATGTCACACTCCTTCTAGCAAAATTGCTTGGTAAAAAGCTATTACAACTTTTCACCTTTTTTTAACCCTATCGCGAACTTCTCTAAATAGGCGTTGGGTTTACTGCCATCGTAAATAATGTCGTCAATAAAATGTTGCTGTGGCTGTTTAAAACCTGTTTCTGTAGCAAAGTTTGGAAATTGACTTGCAGGGATCAGTTCATCCGCTATAAGTGACTTAGCCGCTAGCTCGTAAATATCAGGACGATAGACTTTGGCAGCCAATTCTCTATACCATTGGTCACTTTTATCCTCTGAGATTTGTCCCCAACGACGCATTTGCGTTAAGTACCAGATAGCATCTGAGTAATAAGGATAAGTCGCGTTATATCTGAAAAACACATTGAAGTCAGGCACGGGGCGTTTGTCCCCTTTCTCGTATTCAAACGTACCTGTCATTGAGTTTGCAATCACGTCATAATCAGCGCCTACGTAATTAGATTGAGATAGAATTTTTACCGCCGCCGGGCGGTTAGCATTATTGTTATCATCTAACCATTTAGCTGCTCGAATAAGGGCGCGCGTTAAACGAATAGTGGTATTTGGGTATTTCTCAGCAAATTCAGCCGTGATACCAAAAACCTTCTCAGGGTTGTTTTTCCATATTTCATAATCAGTGACAACGGGCACACCAATATTTTTAAATACGGCTTGTTGGTTCCATGGCTCACCAACACAGTAGCCATGAATAGTGCCTGCTTCCATGGTAGAGGGCATTTGTGGAGGCGGCGTCACCGACAATAATGCGTCCGCATCAATCTGCCCTGACGTATCACCTTTATGAGGCGCGTAGTAACCTGGGTGTATACCGCCTGCCGCTAACCAATAACGCAGTTCATAGTTATGAGTAGAAACAGGAAAAACCATGCCCATTTTGAACGATTTTCCCTCGTCATTAAGCTGTTCAATCACTGGCTTTAAGCTGTCTGACTTAATGGGATGAACCGGTCTGCCGTCAGCCATTTTAGGGATGTTGGGCTTCATTTTCTGCCAAACTGCATTGGATACCGTTATGCCATTACCGTTCAAGTCCATTGAAAATGGTGTGATAATGTGTGCTTTAGTGCCGTACCCCATAGTGGCAGCAATGGGTTGACCAGCTAACATGTGCGCGCCGTCTAAACTGCCGTCAATAACGCCATTTAAAAGCACCTTCCAATTTGCTTGCGCTTCAATGGTGACGTATAAGCCTTCATCTTCGAAGTAGCCATTTTCATATGCAATCGCAATGGGCGCCATATCAGTCAGTTTAATAAAACCAAACTTCAGCTCTTCCTTTTCTGGCTCTCCCAGTTCAATGGCTTTCGATGTGTTTGTTAAGGACATCAGCACAGCAACACTTAGCAATACCAACTTTAATGTGTCCGTCATTGTTTTTTTCCAACTCATTAGTTATTCCTTCAAATTGAAATAGTAAAAATTTTTCAAAAAAAAACGCTCATCAACCCATGATCAACATAGTCATGGGTTGATCATGGGTTGATGAGCGCCATTGCTCTTTTAGCTCAAGACATTTGCCTCGCGCTTCTGTATAGCGTCGTTGCTAACAGGTTTAATTTTTCGAACTTATCGCCATTGATAAATTCAAGATCCAATATAAAACTTCGTGGTGACCTTTACTTAGCCACAACCGTTAAGCATTACTTAAATACTATTTAGCAATTTATTTGCCAACATTAAACTTCTTAAATTTATTGGCTTAAGACAGCCCTGCAAGTACGGGCGAATAGAATAATTGCACCAAGAAAATGAAATGCACCATATAAGCTCATACTTTTGAAGTTGAAAGTAATTCGCAAACATCAATAATGTTTTTTGCCACCATCGCGATAGGCGAGCCTTGGTCCATCGCCATTTTCCGTAATGTACTATAGGCTTCATTTTCGCTAACTTGCTTTTGCTGCATAATATACCCTTTGGCTCGCTCAATAAGTTTTCGGCTTTCCAGTTGTGTTTTTGTTTGTTTTAATTCATTTCGTAATGCTTGTACTTCTTTAAATCGTTCATTAGCTACTGAAATAATGCTTTTTATCCGTTGAGGTAATATTTCATGAACAACATAAGCACTCACCCCTGCTTTTATCGCACTTTGTATTACATTGGGCGAATCATTTTCAGCAAAAATAATAATAGGTAATGGTAGCAATTGACTGACTTCACTTAGCTCTTTAAGCATTCGTTGGCTAGGTAAATCTGCCGCTAGAATTAGTACATTAGGATTACATAGCTCTAATTGCGTAATAATGCTGTCATCAAAGGTCAGGTGCTTTGTGACATGATAGTTAAAATCAACAAGCGCTTTCTTTAAAGCTGAACATCTAGTGCTTTGTTCTTCAATTAATAAAACTGAAATAATTTGCTCGTCCTTCATACTGGGTAACTGGCTTGGTATATTTCCGCTCATTCCATCTGTAACTCTCATCGTTTTACCCCAAATCAACTGACATCAAGTGTCTTACTTAGGGCCAAACACGCAAAATACACACCAAAGAATATATCCATTAAATATCAATAGGTTGAAGTAAGAATCTAAAATTAGAGTTTTCTTGTTGCACCATTTAAAATGCCTTTATTGCACACGAGCACTAAATCGATACATCAAGCGAGGTATTTAGTTACACATCGATGAGCTAATAAAAATTGAGACGGGGTTGATTAGTATTTCACTGAATCCATCAATGCGCTTAGTTAAATACTTACTTTATTGTTACACTTACCTATTAAGACAGTTCGCATCACAAGATAAAAGAAGAAAGCTATGAAAAAAAATATCATGTTAACCAGCGCATTATTAATCGCCCTTTCTACGCCGGTCATGTCACAATCTTTTGACTTAAATAAGTCATTATCAAAAGCAAAAGATGCCGTAAAAAGTAACACGCAAAGTGTAGATGGATTAACATCACAATTGTCTGCAACTAATTTGTTATCTATGGCATCAAACACCTTAGGTTTATCGCCAGAGACAACCGAAGCAGGAATAGGTGCATTACTCAATGCAGCAAAAAGTAATCTTAGCAAAGACAACTTTTCCATGATAAGCGGTGTGTTACCTGACTCAGATAAATTCATGAGCGCAGCACCTAAAATGGACACTTCTGCACTGACCTCTATGTTAGGTAAGTCAGATGATAAAGCCAAAGCAACAGCAAGTTTAGGCTACATTGACAGTGCCTTTAAACAACTAGGTATTCCGAAAGAAACCATCATGCCTTTAACGAATATGCTAACAGGTTACATGGAGCAAAATGGCTACGGGCAAGCAGCTGGATTATTAAAACAAGGGTTGAGTTTTCTCTAGCCTAAAATTCACGTTTAACACAAACAACTAATCGCCTCTATTTTGAGGCGTTTTTATTTCCCTGCACTACAATTGCCACCAGCCATATAATTCGACAAAAGACGAAATATATGTTGACAGCGATTTGATGATTCTTTATATTTCCATAATTCTAGAATTGTGGTTTTGACTCTGCAGTTTTGTAATATATTTAGTTAGTTATTATTGGAGAGTTTCATGGCTTTATTTAACAGTGCATCAAAAAATAGCGAACATACCTTTGTTAAGCATAATCCTGACATGCTCAACAATTTCTACGGTACCACTGATGTGTTCCCGTACTGGGTTGCTGATATGGACTTTGAAGTGGCAGCGCCTATAAGCCAAGAGTTAGCTCGTTTAGTTAAACGTGGTGTATATTCTTATGAATTCAATGAAAGCGCTGTTTATAAATCAATCTCATCATGGTATGCCAAGCGACATGATATAACACTATC
This window of the Thalassotalea atypica genome carries:
- a CDS encoding ABC transporter ATP-binding protein, whose amino-acid sequence is MAFPTPNGPFTALKGVDLQIDKGEFISLIGHSGCGKSTVLNIVAGLYQATTGGILLKNKEVDSPGPERAVVFQNHSLLPWLTAYQNVELAVKQVFHKKMSKGQMKDWIEHNLKLVHMDHAMHKRPDEISGGMKQRVGIARALAMQPEVLLMDEPFGALDALTRAHMQDSLMEIQNELNNTVIMITHDVDEAVLLSDRIVMMTNGPEATIGEILKVELERPRNRLSLAKNTEYNRLRSEVLTFLYEKQRKVENISEKSTAPVVKTKSA
- a CDS encoding ANTAR domain-containing response regulator, which gives rise to MRVTDGMSGNIPSQLPSMKDEQIISVLLIEEQSTRCSALKKALVDFNYHVTKHLTFDDSIITQLELCNPNVLILAADLPSQRMLKELSEVSQLLPLPIIIFAENDSPNVIQSAIKAGVSAYVVHEILPQRIKSIISVANERFKEVQALRNELKQTKTQLESRKLIERAKGYIMQQKQVSENEAYSTLRKMAMDQGSPIAMVAKNIIDVCELLSTSKV
- a CDS encoding CmpA/NrtA family ABC transporter substrate-binding protein — protein: MSLTNTSKAIELGEPEKEELKFGFIKLTDMAPIAIAYENGYFEDEGLYVTIEAQANWKVLLNGVIDGSLDGAHMLAGQPIAATMGYGTKAHIITPFSMDLNGNGITVSNAVWQKMKPNIPKMADGRPVHPIKSDSLKPVIEQLNDEGKSFKMGMVFPVSTHNYELRYWLAAGGIHPGYYAPHKGDTSGQIDADALLSVTPPPQMPSTMEAGTIHGYCVGEPWNQQAVFKNIGVPVVTDYEIWKNNPEKVFGITAEFAEKYPNTTIRLTRALIRAAKWLDDNNNANRPAAVKILSQSNYVGADYDVIANSMTGTFEYEKGDKRPVPDFNVFFRYNATYPYYSDAIWYLTQMRRWGQISEDKSDQWYRELAAKVYRPDIYELAAKSLIADELIPASQFPNFATETGFKQPQQHFIDDIIYDGSKPNAYLEKFAIGLKKGEKL
- a CDS encoding ABC transporter permease, with translation MLSTLKKVLGRSAKAMLLPLFGITVFLLLWSISAQNINTSLGVFPGPNAVVKQFSVLINEHINEREKAEAFYQRQEKRNAAKLKKNPDYVVKARAYTGKETFLDQILTSLFTVVSGFLLAAIIAIPLGIWMGLSKRLNNAINPLVQVFKPVSPLAWLPLVTMVVSALYVSDDPMMSKSFLTSMITVSLCSLWPMVINTSIGVSSIDSDLVNVSKVLRLPAFTHIQKIVLPAAIPMIFTGMRLSFGVAWMVLIAAEMLAQNPGLGKFVWDEFQNGSSDSLARIMAAVIVIGFIGFLLDRAMLQLQRKVSWDKASV
- a CDS encoding DUF2780 domain-containing protein: MKKNIMLTSALLIALSTPVMSQSFDLNKSLSKAKDAVKSNTQSVDGLTSQLSATNLLSMASNTLGLSPETTEAGIGALLNAAKSNLSKDNFSMISGVLPDSDKFMSAAPKMDTSALTSMLGKSDDKAKATASLGYIDSAFKQLGIPKETIMPLTNMLTGYMEQNGYGQAAGLLKQGLSFL